From a single Pseudorasbora parva isolate DD20220531a chromosome 15, ASM2467924v1, whole genome shotgun sequence genomic region:
- the si:ch211-142k18.1 gene encoding uncharacterized protein si:ch211-142k18.1 produces MMRMYSTLGTWLFTLLVMAVYCQSGDDGELGSGDVSGVVVTGNSSAPVFHTAGDEPDKTRPLFQTLPETEGGDCYVNFHTSQVMSRRLRAFREEVAYLKALQHGNQAVMENLVQFVGAEMGDQRYEEVIQENIVGIREDHVSCESEVTKAAEEMESQLEGDAQDTSAGIQKIKEESLAFEEMLRTASDIATRLESSSRALHVEMIERLRKNTRQPR; encoded by the exons ATGATGAGGATGTACTCAACACTGGGCACTTGGCTCTTCACACTCCTGGTGATGGCAGTCTACTGCCAGAGTGGTGATGATGGAGAATTGGGATCGGGTGATGTCTCCGGGGTTGTGGTCACGGGCAACTCCTCTGCTCCAGTCTTCCATACAGCCGGAGATGAGCCAGACAAAACCAGGCCACTTTTTCAAACTCTGCCAGAGACTGAAGGCGGCGACTGTTATGTAAACTTCCACACCAGCCAAGTCATGTCAAGGCGGTTACGAGCTTTCAGAGAGGAAGTTGCTTATCTAAAGGCCCTTCAACATGGGAACCAGGCAGTGATGGAGAATCTGGTCCAGTTTGTTGGAGCAGAAATGGGAGATCAACGCTATGAGGAGGTGATCCAAGAAAACATTGTTGGAATCAGGGAGGATCATGTGAGCTGTGAGAGTGAGGTGACAAAGGCAGCAGAGGAGATGGAGAGCCAGCTGGAGGGAGACGCACAAGACACTTCGGCTGGAATTCAGAA AATAAAAGAGGAGTCCCTTGCCTTTGAAGAAATGCTGCGTACCGCATCAGACATCGCCACTCGACTGGAGAGTTCTTCAAGAGCCCTGCATGTGGAGATGATCGAACGGCTGAGGAAGAACACGAGACAGCCACGCTAG